A portion of the Meiothermus sp. Pnk-1 genome contains these proteins:
- a CDS encoding GTP-binding protein → MVSCKQRIPVTVIGGFLGAGKTTLVNHLVAQGGRRFGVIVNEFGETGIDGSLIENVDAEGIAELSNGCLCCVGRDSMVDAMFRLANRPTPPEYLLVELSGLADPVPVAQTLLDPSVRAKFELDGIVGVADARNLEQTLSDVPEGAVQLAYASVVLLNKTDRVEAAGLEQARRILEVINPLAEVYPVQQSQVEPARVLGIKAFGSGWQLQRHPHRHSPSLQTFTLAADRPLHRGRVNAFIDRYLVSRPAQVFRAKGLLSVEGMTQEVVFQGVREIFSLELSERPATGLSRLVVIGRGLEEEEYRQAFARLAG, encoded by the coding sequence ATGGTGAGCTGCAAACAACGCATCCCTGTGACGGTGATTGGTGGATTTCTGGGGGCGGGGAAGACTACCCTAGTCAACCACCTGGTAGCCCAGGGGGGAAGGCGTTTCGGGGTGATCGTCAATGAGTTCGGGGAGACGGGCATAGATGGCTCCCTGATCGAGAACGTGGACGCCGAGGGGATCGCCGAGCTTTCCAATGGCTGTCTGTGCTGTGTGGGCCGTGACAGCATGGTGGATGCGATGTTCCGCCTCGCCAACCGCCCTACCCCGCCCGAGTACCTTTTGGTGGAGCTCTCTGGTCTGGCCGACCCAGTACCGGTGGCTCAGACCCTCCTAGACCCCTCCGTGCGGGCTAAGTTCGAGCTGGATGGCATTGTAGGGGTGGCCGACGCCCGTAACCTTGAGCAGACCCTCTCCGACGTCCCCGAGGGCGCGGTGCAACTGGCCTATGCCAGCGTGGTGCTGCTCAACAAAACCGATCGGGTGGAGGCGGCGGGGCTCGAGCAGGCCCGGCGCATCCTGGAGGTCATCAACCCTTTGGCGGAGGTGTACCCGGTGCAGCAGAGCCAGGTCGAGCCAGCCCGGGTGCTCGGAATCAAGGCCTTCGGTTCCGGCTGGCAACTGCAACGCCACCCCCACCGACACTCTCCCAGCCTCCAGACCTTTACCCTCGCCGCCGACCGACCCCTGCACCGCGGTCGGGTCAACGCGTTCATCGACCGCTACCTGGTCTCCCGGCCCGCCCAGGTGTTCCGGGCCAAGGGCTTGCTCTCGGTAGAGGGGATGACCCAGGAGGTGGTGTTCCAGGGGGTGCGGGAGATCTTCAGCCTAGAGCTCAGCGAGCGCCCGGCTACCGGCCTGTCGCGGCTGGTAGTGATCGGGCGGGGGCTCGAGGAGGAGGAGTATCGCCAGGCCTTCGCGCGGCTGGCGGGGTGA